The Rhodamnia argentea isolate NSW1041297 chromosome 7, ASM2092103v1, whole genome shotgun sequence genome contains the following window.
AAAGCAACTGACCTTGTTAGGcaggattttcattttcctataATAGGAGCATGCAAGCTGAGCAAGAATCAACTCACCATATCTTCGATTCAGATACCGAGATAGTCCAGCTTCTGTCACTCCCAGCACAACATCATTGATGGTCTAAAGCATATACAAGAGAGAAGATTTATACTCAGAATCTGAAAAAATATGCCCAATACAACTATGAAATCGAGTTGGGGAGAACATAAATCTCAATGTTCTTCCAGTGTCATAAACACTGCAGTACAATGGAAAGTCCAAAACTTTAGGCCGGGAATAGTGTTTGCTACAAATGAAAAGAACAAGGAACTATTACATAATTctcgaaaattaaatatgccgATAATGTGATGCATTGTACGTACGCCAGCTATACGTCTAGTCTTTGTGAACAGTATAAGttgatgacaaatttatcagTAATTTAATGATAAATTTACACAGCAAACACAAAGCAACTGCTGCTGTTGTATGCATATAACAGGCACTCTCTTATCTAAGTATATATAGTATGATGATGAAATTGAGTCAAAATGAAGCAGCAGCAGAAGCTTGATTAAAACTAACCATATTCAGTGCATTTTTTATGAGTTTTATGTCATCCAAACTGACTGTCCGGTGCACAAATCTCTTAGTAGCTTTCGCAACCCCGGGTCCACCTTTAACCAGGCTCTCCGTatctttcaggaaaaaaaatgttgccACAAAAACCATGAAGTCTACAAATGTGTTCCACATCAACCGGAACATTGACCACAAGGCCAAGAAGAACCACCAGAACCCGCCCGAATTATCTGTTCCCGCACGTTTCTTTCCAGGAATAGTAGGTAGTGCTTCTGGGTCAGCCGTTTTCCGGGTACAAGCCAGGAGCAGAGACATTAGCGAGGCGCCGTCACCCATCGAGTGGTGGATCCGGAAAATCCCAACAGCCTCAGCATCTGAAGTCTTCACATTCAGGAGATGAAGCTCCCACAGCGGTCTGGACATGTCCAGAGGTGTCTTGGTTAGATAGGAAATGTAGTCCTCCACAAATCGGTCCGGCGAGTCCATGTCCGGGTCCACATCGGGAACAATAACATGCTCATCTAAGTTCACCTTCGTCTGAACCCACTTCATCTTTCCACTTCTCTTTACATCTCCCACCTTCCTTCCCACGACCAACAAAACAGCAGAGATACATATTAGAAAGACAGCATTTTAATCACGAGATCAATACATTAAAGCTCCGGTTCGCAGAAACAAACAATTAAAGAGCATTCTCAGTTACATTTCATTGGAATGGATTGCCAAACTGCGGCAAGTTAAGAACTTGGAAAACTATATGGGGATAGTACACTATAGTTTCCATAGAAGTATTGAAAAAACTCATATAAGCAAAAAAATCTCAATGCCGCTGATACTGTAGTGGCCTAGACAGCATAGAGCAGAAAAAGGACAAGGAGGGGGGAAAGTCGTCCGTCAAACTCCACAAACTTGCTTACCCAGAATgtgaaaatacaaaagaaatatatcCTAAGTATTCGAAGAGAACCAACAGACTTAACCACAAAGAAAAAGGCATCAAGAACAAGAACAGCTTTTTCCCATTTGGGTTCATGAGCAAAGAACATGGAAGAACAAAAGCTttttaaaatgaagaaaataaaggaaCTTGACGCACCATTTTACTGGAGAAACGAGGGAACTTGAGCAGAGTCTCCTCAAGCCCTGCTTTGACCACGCCCGGATTGATCCTCGTCTTGCAACCCATGATCGCGAGTATGTAACAGTTGAACCTCGGGGCGTGGAACAGACGGGCCGCAGGGCTCATCTTCTCCGCGCCgacgccgccaccgccgcctgcCTCCACGCGGCCGTTGACCGCGGCCTCTccccctcctccaccaccacctgcTCCAGCTTCTGTCAATTCAATAGCCATGAGAACAACCTACTCCCTAAACCAACTCCGTCAAGCCACGGACTTTTAAAGCGCccatacttttctttttccttttcctttttctttcctggcTTTATAATAATGTACAAGTCCAAGAAGGCGAGCTGGGAAGTTTCTTCAATTCGAAGACGGCGCTTTGATCTTCGGAAGGAATCGACCTCGCGAGTCAAAGTAGCCGGTCTTGGAAGCTGAGGTTTCCTAATTATACGGTGATCTCGGGTGTCTTCAACAGCTGACGCGAGTTCGTTACAAAAAAAGACCCATCAATCCAAGAAGCTCAACTCGCTTTCGTCCCCGGCATGGAACGAATCGCTCGCTCGCTCCGCGGCGTCGCTCCAGGGAACTGGGAGAAGGGGAATCAagaaagacgacgacgacgaggcaAAGGAGAAACGACGTCGTCGGTCCGGATGGCGGGACAGCGTCAACCTCGCGTGCCCGCGAAGGAAACGCCAGATGGGGGCTGCTCGGGCAATGAAATTCTTCTGACCACGGTGAACGAATCGACTCCCTCCTTTCTTGGTGGGATTTTTATAGGGGAGCGAGCGTGTCGTCTTGTGCTTGTTGGGCCATCTTTCTCTCTTCTGCTTAACTAGGAGGACTTCGTGGAAATCTACCGTCGtccatctttctttcttctgtaaTAATGactctctttttcaaattttgttaaaaaaggaatcaattTCTAAATGTAAATTAGACCAAACTTCGCCGAGAAAAGTTGTTTCCTGTGGCATTTATTCTCGCCATCACACTTTTGACACGACCATATCTGGAAtcacttttgaagtttttgTTATCGGAAAACTTTACAAACCACCGATTTGGATCCCGAGTTCGATTGTCGAGGCCCCTGAATTTGACGCGAAGGAGTTGTCCAACCGTCGAGGAATCCGAGTGCGGTCAAGGGCTCGAACCCAAATATCGGCAGTCAGATTTATTGGTTGACCTAAGGAGATCTGCaatttcttttgtaattatcGGGAAAGAAAGTTATGCGGATGCATATTTGATTGAAACTTCCCATCCTATCCTCCCTAACGCGAAATTCTCCGTCTGTCATTGCTTAGACCAATCGTCGGTCTTCATTTAAAAGCATAAGTAGATTTGGCAAATTTAAGCAGGTAATTATGTCTTTGATGTTGAGGTTAAAGACGAGTTGAGGGGGGTGGCGGGGTCGAGGATTTGACCGATAGTTGCCGGGAAAGACAAGACCAACGGTCGCTACCCTAACGCGGCGGCTCTCACGTTGGTGTCTGATCTTTGGGCGTTGTCTATTAGATCCGCTTCTAACATTTATGATTCGGGCCTTGGTCTTAGAGGAATTATATTGAATTGAAATCCGATTCGTGGCCAGGTGAAGTGCTGTCAGTCTCGTGCATTAATGATAGAAGAACTAGCTAATTAATTTCCAAATTCCTTTCTCAAAACACTTAAAATCATCTAAGATGAGTAAGTATTAACGTATGAGTAAAGGATAGAAGCAAAAGGGGAGCCCTTGCTCtctcacttaaaaaaaaaaatgaatgaactaaaTATATTTCGtcttttcacaaaaatatctaaacatcaattttatatttttatttgagaaaatgaagttatttagcacttcttcttcttctttttgaaattttcccgtCACATTTGAAAAGCCGCAGTCGCATAGTCACCACTACGGTCACGGCTCCCagccttcatcatcttcattctTCCCCACAGATCTTCACCACGTAAATAGGCAGTTGACGTTCCAGAGATGGCAGGGTAGGGTTTTCCAACGCGACCGAGTTGGAGGACCGAGAACAGAGCAGACTGACAGAAAGTAATAACAATGTCCTTCGTTTGTGGTCATACGTCCCACTATCTGGCACAATGAATGAATCTGCTGCAATTCAATGGAGGTTCTTGTCCCTCTCCCCTCCCCACCCACCCTCTGCTATTTTCCACAAAAGCACAGATATGAAAACCAAAGCATTTGCCCCTTTCGATCCGGTGTGTAATGGGGTTCCTCTTAAAGGGCAATGCACTCCAAACGAGGTCGAGTCCCAGCCCGCTTTCAGCCCTGTGGTCACCAGTCTTCCAGGCCCATTGATATGTTCCGACCCAGTCAGGAATTGAATGAGAGCACCAGATCTCAGAAAAGTTGTTTCCTGTGGCATTTATTCTCGCCATCACACTTTTCGTCAGGACCATGTTCGGAATCACTTTTTAAGTCTTTGTTATCGGAAAACTCTGCAAACCATCTATTTGGATCCCCAGTTCGATTGTCGAGGCTCCTCGATTTGACGCGAGGGAGTTGTCCAACAGTCGGGAAATCCGAGTGCTGTCAAGGGCTCGAACCCGAATATCGGGCGGTCAGATCTATTGGCCGACCTAAGGAGGTCTgcaatttcttttgcaattgtccGGAAAGAAAGTCATGTGTATGCATATTGATTGAAACCTACCGTCCTGTCCTCCCTAACGCGAAATTCTCCGATCTGTCATTGCTTAGACCAATAGTCAGTCTCCCTTTAAAAGCAAAAATAGATTTGGCAAATTTAAGAACGTAGTTATGTCTTTGATGTTGAATTTAAAGACGAGTTGAGGTCAAGGATTTGGCCGGTAGTTGTCGGGTAAGACAAGACCAACCGTCGCTACCCGCGTCGCAAAAGGCGGCCATTTTCACGTTGGTGTCTGGTCTTTGGGCCTTCGTCATTAGATTTGTTTGTAACATTTATGATTCAGGCCTCGGTATCGGAGGAATTCTATTAAATTTAAATTCCGAGTTGTGGCGAGGTGATGTACTCAGTCTCGTGCACTAATGATAGAAGAACTAACTAATTAATTTCAAAACTCTTTTCGAAACGCTTAAAATCATCTAAAATGAGCAAGTATTAGCATGTAAGTTGAGGACAGAAGCTAAAGTGAACGCTTGCTCACCTACAAAATCGAATGAACCAAATATATTTCATCTTTCTACAAAAATAGTTTTCCAATGCGACCGAGTTGGAGGACCAGGAACAGAACAGACTGACAGGAAGTAATAACAATGGCGTTCGTTTGTGGCCATGCGTTCGCAATATCTCCCACAGTGAATGAATCTGCTGCAATTCAATGGAGGTTCTTGTCCCTCTCCCCTCTCACCCACCCTCTAGTATTTTCAATGAAAGCACAGATATGACAACGAAAGCATTTGCTCCTTTTCGATCCGGTGTTTATGGCGCTCTTCTAAAAGGGCAATGCAATCCAAACAAGGTGGAGTCCGAAGCCACACCCACTTGCTTTTCGAGCCATTTAAAGCTGTGTTCCTAGTGCTCCGATGGCGGGGTTTGTGAACAGGACAAGACGCATGAGGCTGAAAGTGAACCGTTTTCAGCCCTATGGTCACCAGTCTTCCAGAGCGATTGATATGTTTCGACCCAGTCAGGAATTGAATGAGAGCACCAGGTTTCAGCAGATGGCTCTGTTCCTGATGCAGTAAATTTGTGGATTGACCATTTCATTCCTTTGCTCTGTTTTTAATGGGGGGGAAAAAGGTGCACCATAACATATTGCAGATGGCTCTATTCTTGATATCGTAAATTTGTGGATTGAATCACCCTATCGCTGAATTAAGCACATCTGACCATCTTATTCCTTACTCtgttttaagaaaaaaagaaactcagATAATATGGGGGTAAAGGGTGCACCATTACTCTGTTTAGGAAAAGCTCAGTTAAAAACTCAAATGGCTCTGTCTTGACGCAGTAAATTGACATGTTCTTctgatttttccaaattttcctcCGCCACTTCAATTTTTCGCAATTTGCCCCGAATTTTGGAAATCGATGGCAGTGTGACTGATTATATGTGGCAAATTCATCACATAAGTATATACGTATAAAAAGCAGAAGAATGTACTACAAGTGAGAGCATGTTGCTAAATGTCCCAGCGAGAATCTGACAGGAGTCAACACCGAACACAAATCGATATAGGGTTCCGAAATATCTTTTTAGAGTAACCCCTGCATTTTTGTCACATTTCTCACATATGCAAATGATATACGACGAGTCCATAACTAGTCACGAGCAGTCATGTTATGTGATCAAATTTGTTGAGAAGAATTTGGCCAGAGTCAATACTAGAGGGCACACTGCGGCCAATTTCAAAAGGCGAGGGAGcaaattgcaaaaatgaaacTTCACGTATAATTCGCCACAATCCTCATTTTGAGGGGTgggggaccaaaaaaaaaaaagaggaggacaAAAAGGGACTataattttagaaatttgggGACTGCACAGAAACAATAACATTGCACATCTGGATCATTATACACCTTAGTCAAACTCAGCGATCTCAAAGACCCTGGCAGTTTTATCAAGCGAAACGGAAGCTAGGAATTCCTCATTAGCAGACACCGAAACCGACTGAATTGCATCAGAGTGCGTTCTTACACAATCACCGGAAAGGTTATCCCCCACCCTTTGCCATTGAGAGAACCTGCAGCCAGGAATCGCGACGTACCGACCCATGTCAAGCAAGTCACTCTGCCCTAAAAACAATAGGGAAAATACGGTCCTTGAGTCCCATCACCAAACGAAGCAACACAAATTTCAAGGGCCGAGGAGTACAATGTCAATCAAATCTGGATCAACTAATTTGATCTATGAAGTTGAGGTAAAGCGAAGCATAAGCAATCACCTCATGATTACAGGTGGCACGGGGAGAAGAATGCTAGAGATCCCATATAATAAGCTTATGATCCAAGCCTCCAGTTTCAGCCAACGGAGAGCTACCACAGGAAATCTGAATGAGTATATGAAATTGCTGATCCTaatagaatcaaaaaattttcgTTTGAATTGACTTAAATTAGAATTTGCACACTGATGGGAGGAATATcagcaaattttttctttgagaacTCAAAAAGACACCATTCAGCTCTCGATATTATTATGAAGGTTATCTTGCAGATTATGTCTGCCGTTATCCTCCTACACTATGTTTCAAACCATTTCTTTGAGCATTGTGTAACTGGAATACCCTCAACAAATTCCCGGGGACATTACTCCCATTGACAAGTAGGCCAAGAACCAGATTTAACTTGACCTTGAATAACCCACACACAAATCAAGAGAACATGTTCACACAGTACTTCAAAAAAGATGTTGGAACAGGTAATACCTTGGTGCCGGTCCCACATATTCGACGGAATCTGAGTGAGCATCCAGAGAACTTACGACCCGTAGGAAACGGTTGTGTGTGTCATCGACTCGTAAATGCGCTAAGTAATTCATCCAACAGCATAGCTATATATCCAACTCATAATGTTCGCAAGGGCAAAGACATTACTCATGAATATAACTAGCTGAGTAACAGGTTATTTTCATCATAAGACCAAACAAAAATTGTCTGATATGACCGATAATACCCAAGAGTTTTTTTACAAGACTGAATTAATTCATCTAAAACAgcaatatcaaatttgaattagtcAAGAGTTTAGCCTCACTTCCACTACACCACATCTTGATTAAATCAATCCTACGAGAAGCGGTTCCcggttaatgatttttttttctctcctgcaTTTCCATTGACACAAATGGATTCTTCAAGATAGTATGTCGTGAATGGAGAGggaaaaggttaaaaaaacaaacggacgaaaagaagaagaagaagagaacaggAAACAAGATCCAACCCTAGCACTCGATATATTGAGAAGGCGAACAGAACCATCTCTTGCACCAGTAATAGCAAGACTTGAATCATAGCTTATTGTCATGCATGTCAATCCTTCAGCATAATATGTATAGCCTAAGTAGAACACATGAGATGTCTAGTATTTTGGAAGGAACAACAAAGGCTACATACACAAACTCTGACGTCAAATACCCCATCTTTagtcatttctttttctaacgCTTTTTTATTCCAGTACAGACACAATTGTGGACATTATGTAAGGAGGAATGTGATAATCCTGCAAAAATGGAGAGGAAAAGAAACGAATTGATTGAACTTT
Protein-coding sequences here:
- the LOC115754273 gene encoding wax ester synthase/diacylglycerol acyltransferase 11-like, whose amino-acid sequence is MAIELTEAGAGGGGGGGEAAVNGRVEAGGGGGVGAEKMSPAARLFHAPRFNCYILAIMGCKTRINPGVVKAGLEETLLKFPRFSSKMVGDVKRSGKMKWVQTKVNLDEHVIVPDVDPDMDSPDRFVEDYISYLTKTPLDMSRPLWELHLLNVKTSDAEAVGIFRIHHSMGDGASLMSLLLACTRKTADPEALPTIPGKKRAGTDNSGGFWWFFLALWSMFRLMWNTFVDFMVFVATFFFLKDTESLVKGGPGVAKATKRFVHRTVSLDDIKLIKNALNMTINDVVLGVTEAGLSRYLNRRYEGVSGKDQKSKKKKSNIPKKMHLRATVLINIRPTAGIQALSDMMARKSKAKWGNWIGYILIPFNIGIEDDPLEYVRKAKATIDRKKLSLEAIITFGCAELVLKLFGVKMASAIAHRILSHATLAFSNVVGPQEEISFYGHPMAYLAPSVYGHPHALTIHFQSYVNKMTIVIAVDPEVIPDPHQLCDDLEESLKTMKAAVSEKELATVVPIV